The Actinomycetes bacterium nucleotide sequence GCCGTCATCCCATACGGGTGCGCCAAATGCACCTGGCACCCAGCGGCCTGCAAAGCGTCCACCGCCCAGTACCAGCCGTACGTCGCCTCGATCGCCACTGGCACACCACGACCAGCACGACGCACCTCCCGCACCAACACCTTCGGGTCGT carries:
- a CDS encoding IS110 family transposase, producing MDLHARRSVICRIDDAGKELSCKQVDNDPKVLVREVRRAGRGVPVAIEATYGWYWAVDALQAAGCQVHLAHPYGMTA